In the genome of Mauremys reevesii isolate NIE-2019 linkage group 6, ASM1616193v1, whole genome shotgun sequence, the window gccccaagccctggcaggcatgccccagctctcaaacttctgaagactgTTGTATGCGGCTCAGAaagtcagtaagtttggccaccctggcctagagtttttgttttttttgctttcctctatTTACTGAGCCATCTGTTAATAGGTTGTTATATCAATTAGGGTTTTCAGTTAATAGTATAATTATTAAAGGAGTTCAGGCAAAAATGAGTTTTTCATAGGTAACCATTAGAATTTCTTTACACAGCATGCAGAGGTTGTTGGGATATATAGTGGTGCCACAGAAGATAGTCTGTTTTTGGAGCACAGAGAAAGACTTTGCCATGGAGAAGAAAGAAAACACATACGGGAGAAGATTCCTCAGGAAATAATGATTGCAGATATTCCCATATATTCTCATCTCTCCAGATACCAGAAGTCTGTGATTGCTCACGCATGGAGGATGAAACTCTGACCTGCTTTTTCTCTCAATACAGTCATGTTTGAACTGTATAGGCTATGAAGTTTAAATCTGCTGCAAGAAAAAACAGTGTGgtgcttttttttcctctttaaaataGAATTAACATGTTTTTAAAGTTGATTAGATGTTctatttgaaatgaaaaaaaaaatctgtctgcaaTTTGACCTGCATATTTTTGATTAGGCAAGGGAGAATCTCAAAAGTTTCAGACTTCCCAGTTTGATTTAGATAAGCAGCATACAGACATTTGGATACTTATATGAAGTTTATACAAACCTTTGGACTCTACTTAGCTTTCCACCACCATCTCCAAGAGACTGGCTTCAACCCCACTCCTTATCCTCTATTGTTTTCTTGGAGAGAGTCCCACTGGCTGTCTACCAGCCCTCCTTACATCTTCTAAGGGTGACTAGCTAGCTTCCTCTCCTGGCTCTTCAGGGGCAGCTGGCTGGTTCACTTCCCTCTTCCTTTTGTTTAGGTGATAGTTGCATTCCTCCCCCTACCTCAAATGCTAGGCAGGTAGCAACATCAGGATCTGGAAATTCTCCAACTGATACTGTCGCAGCTGTTGTACTTAGTTCTAGGTCTGAATTGCTTGCAAGTATATTATAGTAAAAAGAAATTCCCATTATTGGCTGAAGGAGGAATTATGAGTTTACAAAGCCACTGAAATCATGGGGAAGTAAAGGAGACAAAATTTGGAGAAATACTAAAGGGCCATAAATTAAAAAGGTGCTGAAAGGCTGAACAAAtataaatggaaataaataaataaaatacataaatgaGAACAGTTGGTTTCAGTCATACAGGATCTCTCTGTATGGAATCAATTCCACTTGTCAATCAAAAACAGATGCCATTAAAATGATTAAATTGAATTTTGCATTATAATGGCTCTTTATTCACAATTGCTTATTCTAAAAATGCCATAGGTTCAAACTTTAGAGAGtgagaaatggggaaaaaagaaaatgaaaaaaccttttaaatttaaaagctgcTAAGTATTTATAAATGTTCTGGGATAAAAAACATACTTTCCACATAACCAGTTTTGTTTATATTTCACATCTGCTGAAAGGAAGACAATTAAGAGATTTTGGGCTTGCCATTTTTATACGCtaatagcatttaaaaaaaaatacattgaagtgtaattttaaaatattgctctcttcacaaatacattttatttcaaattgTGATTAAATCTAAACATTATAACACTTTCTGCTCTGGGTTGAAGAGTTCCCCCCACATCTAGATCAAAAGCAGAAAGGAGCTGTCTTCAAAGCCTAAGtacttataaattaaaatataaagtcACCATGAGCAAATGAGCAGTAGGGTTTCAAGAACATTTTTATACATAGTTAAAATGTGCTCAATATTTTGTGTCTAGAAATATTAATCACAAAATAGTGTTTTTCACCCTAAGTGATTCCAAATCTGAAATACtttcatttataattttttttagaaaaaatataaCATTACATTTGTATTGCTTACGGCTTTTCCCTTCAGAGCTACTGTAGTTGTGGATAAAATCTGCAGCTGATATAATTTTCTTTTATagataaggaaataaaaatatcaCTAAAGCATCACTCCCAAAAGCTATGAGTCAGACTGACGCCCTGCGCCATCAGCACACCGGGACTGTAAAAGGCTTGCAGCTGGTTAGAAGGAGAATGTCCCTGATAATGAGCATTGTGCTGGGCTGCCATAAGCAGCTCTACtcaactccccacccccttgtGCCCGGGTACAG includes:
- the TEX43 gene encoding testis-expressed protein 43, whose amino-acid sequence is MVSVGTNTDLKGLVHCHLPKLSRKHGMIPTHYVMPWKEDMKNRKFTLKHAEVVGIYSGATEDSLFLEHRERLCHGEERKHIREKIPQEIMIADIPIYSHLSRYQKSVIAHAWRMKL